The Neorhodopirellula lusitana genome includes a window with the following:
- a CDS encoding peptidase M42, with product MTQPVFMDDFLHLLRALVREPSVVGMEDAFFRVLRRELEEFDVSVSRYHGLLVAQGDAPESGFLSVHVDRHGLMCTGPNEFQYAAFIAGNRGELNGDSISEQFMETIAGRFHGQRVQAHTPYAGSYLGQGTITESYICPRRKNLIFELSDLDFLQPGTPVSFLDRLKEDNGLISAQLDNVVSVAMVIELIRKGFRGTAMFTAGEEAGRSWRFAAEWFQRHNIQTNRLIVIDTSPFPTVEDLRLQDVVLRHRDSNAAFDKGITAELQHHCERLGTPYRYKDRYIEELNLTREKPMSIGRTELGRLIEATEGRITGTTLQLPTCSYHTQTETARLSSIQAMLTLLCELNKIKT from the coding sequence ATGACCCAGCCTGTATTCATGGATGACTTCCTGCATTTGTTACGCGCGCTCGTTCGCGAACCTTCCGTCGTGGGGATGGAAGACGCGTTCTTTCGCGTCTTGCGACGCGAACTCGAAGAGTTCGATGTATCGGTTTCGCGCTACCACGGTCTCTTGGTAGCCCAAGGCGACGCCCCCGAAAGCGGCTTCCTGTCGGTGCACGTGGATCGTCACGGGTTGATGTGCACGGGCCCCAATGAGTTCCAGTACGCGGCGTTCATCGCGGGCAATCGTGGCGAATTGAATGGTGACTCCATTTCCGAACAGTTCATGGAAACCATCGCCGGTCGGTTTCACGGCCAGCGGGTTCAGGCCCACACGCCCTACGCCGGATCGTACCTGGGACAAGGAACGATCACGGAGTCCTACATTTGCCCGCGTCGAAAGAACCTGATCTTTGAGCTTTCGGACTTGGACTTCTTGCAACCGGGGACCCCGGTGTCGTTCCTGGATCGCTTGAAAGAAGACAACGGATTGATTTCGGCGCAGCTCGATAACGTTGTTTCCGTTGCCATGGTGATCGAATTGATCCGGAAAGGCTTTCGGGGCACGGCAATGTTCACCGCGGGTGAAGAAGCAGGTCGAAGCTGGCGATTCGCGGCCGAATGGTTCCAGCGACACAACATTCAAACCAATCGTCTGATCGTGATCGATACCAGTCCGTTCCCAACGGTGGAAGATTTACGACTACAGGACGTCGTGCTGCGTCATCGCGATTCCAATGCGGCATTCGACAAAGGAATTACCGCCGAACTGCAACATCACTGCGAACGCCTTGGCACGCCATATCGATACAAGGACCGTTACATTGAGGAACTGAACCTGACGCGAGAGAAGCCAATGTCGATCGGCCGCACTGAACTGGGCCGTTTGATCGAGGCAACCGAAGGTCGCATCACGGGTACCACTCTGCAACTTCCCACATGCTCGTATCACACCCAAACCGAAACTGCCCGCCTGTCGAGCATCCAAGCGATGCTCACGCTGCTTTGCGAGTTGAATAAAATCAAAACCTAG
- a CDS encoding bifunctional GNAT family N-acetyltransferase/carbon-nitrogen hydrolase family protein — MPQPPQLPIDLSEFETKLRVRQMTLEDFDAVFALQQKCFPGMPPWTKEQIASQQQIFPEGQQVVEVDGEIVASSSSLLLDYDDDLEWHDWKKTADSGFIRNHRPNGDTMYGIEMMVDPDYRGMRLSRRLYNARKDYCRIHGVRRIIIGGRLPGYHRHAEALKPHDYIDRVISKALYDQVLTAQIANGFALQGLIPDYLPSDEESCGYATFLEWKNLDISKKAPRKFRRSVQPVRIGAVQYQMRTVANFEEFAKQTRYFVDVAGDYNCDFLLFPELFTTQLLSFMPPQRPGSAARALAEFTPRVLELFTEMAVSFNCNIIGGSHFSIENDALYNIAYLFRRDGTIERQYKLHITPSERKWWGVAGGDEVKVFDTDCGKIAIQVCYDSEFPELSRIAAAQGAQILFVPYNTDTRHGYLRVRTCSQARCIENHFYVAIAGCTGNLPFVENADIHYAQSAILTPNDVMFARDGIAAEANPNIETVVIHDVDLELLRRHREQGTVQNYNDRRTDLYHVGTTDGNKA, encoded by the coding sequence ATGCCACAACCGCCGCAGCTCCCGATTGATTTGAGTGAGTTCGAAACCAAGCTTCGCGTTCGGCAGATGACGCTGGAGGATTTTGACGCGGTCTTTGCACTTCAACAAAAGTGCTTCCCAGGGATGCCACCCTGGACGAAAGAACAAATCGCATCCCAACAACAGATATTCCCCGAAGGCCAACAGGTCGTTGAAGTCGATGGAGAGATCGTGGCTTCGTCGAGCAGCCTCTTGCTCGATTACGACGACGACCTCGAATGGCACGACTGGAAGAAGACGGCCGACTCGGGGTTCATCCGTAATCACCGACCGAACGGTGACACCATGTACGGTATCGAAATGATGGTCGATCCGGATTACCGCGGCATGCGATTGTCCCGCCGACTGTACAACGCACGCAAGGACTATTGCCGCATCCACGGTGTTCGCCGCATCATCATTGGCGGTCGCTTGCCCGGCTACCACCGTCACGCCGAAGCACTCAAACCCCACGATTACATCGATCGCGTGATCAGCAAGGCGCTGTACGACCAAGTGCTGACCGCTCAGATTGCTAACGGATTCGCGCTGCAAGGGCTGATCCCTGACTACCTTCCATCGGACGAAGAAAGCTGCGGCTACGCGACGTTCCTGGAATGGAAGAACCTCGACATTTCAAAGAAGGCACCTCGCAAGTTCCGCCGTAGTGTCCAGCCAGTCCGAATTGGCGCGGTGCAGTACCAAATGCGGACGGTTGCCAACTTTGAAGAGTTCGCCAAGCAGACACGCTATTTTGTCGACGTCGCCGGTGACTACAACTGTGACTTCCTGCTTTTCCCGGAACTGTTCACGACTCAATTGCTGTCGTTCATGCCACCCCAACGTCCCGGCAGCGCGGCACGAGCCCTGGCTGAATTCACGCCGCGGGTATTGGAGTTGTTCACCGAGATGGCCGTGTCGTTCAACTGCAACATCATCGGCGGCTCACACTTTTCAATTGAAAACGACGCACTCTATAACATTGCCTACTTGTTTCGCCGCGATGGAACGATCGAGCGGCAATACAAGCTGCACATCACACCGAGTGAACGCAAATGGTGGGGCGTTGCCGGCGGTGATGAAGTCAAAGTCTTCGACACCGACTGCGGCAAGATCGCTATCCAGGTTTGCTACGACAGCGAGTTCCCTGAACTGTCTCGCATCGCCGCGGCCCAGGGCGCGCAGATCCTGTTCGTCCCCTACAACACGGACACGCGACACGGCTACCTGCGTGTCCGCACTTGTTCACAAGCGCGCTGCATCGAGAACCACTTCTATGTCGCGATCGCAGGCTGCACCGGGAACCTACCGTTCGTTGAAAACGCCGATATTCACTATGCCCAGTCCGCGATTTTGACGCCCAACGACGTCATGTTCGCTCGCGACGGGATCGCTGCGGAGGCCAATCCCAATATCGAAACTGTGGTGATTCACGATGTCGATCTAGAACTACTACGGCGACATCGCGAACAGGGCACTGTGCAAAACTACAACGATCGCCGCACCGACCTCTATCATGTTGGAACGACCGATGGAAATAAGGCTTAG
- a CDS encoding ArnT family glycosyltransferase, whose translation MTQRTSFWTSIAIILFAMVVRGGVLVARVDGLSDDPDAYRVIATTLAKTGVLGLPVGDEGAAPTAFRPPLYPWLLSLQVDSVGQLKNSSVAILHWLLGCLTVWFSYDIARRLFSDRVAVVTGILVTLDPILLWQSTLVMTETLAAALTMAVCWWWVNRYHHDAQSKPACQVSATSHLQSSAVLGLLLGLAFLCRPTFLVWAGLLIPAVLFVGPACRVRRGVSFAVAGIVFASIVGAWTLRNLSAIGHPIWATSHGGYTLLLGNNDSFYDYLKDRPLAAPWNSPAWDAEPFFADYAKRQSQPDEVADDAAAYERAKSTIQNRPDEFVHSCWVRLGRLWQPFPHATPGRSTASIVAVGLFYVIVDAMILFVLFHHRRALSLRYGRRMIIAWPAIALVITLSGVHSIYWSNPRMRAPANPVLAIVAATAFLSLKNFSCKDLNATTAAAPD comes from the coding sequence ATGACTCAACGCACCTCATTTTGGACTTCGATCGCGATCATCCTATTCGCGATGGTCGTTCGTGGTGGCGTCTTAGTCGCTCGAGTTGATGGACTCAGCGACGATCCGGATGCTTACAGGGTCATTGCAACCACGCTTGCCAAAACCGGCGTGCTTGGCTTGCCGGTGGGCGATGAAGGCGCGGCTCCGACGGCGTTTCGGCCGCCGCTGTACCCTTGGCTGCTTTCTCTTCAAGTCGACTCGGTTGGGCAACTCAAGAATAGCTCTGTCGCGATCCTGCACTGGTTACTCGGCTGCCTAACCGTCTGGTTTTCCTATGACATCGCCCGGCGACTGTTTTCCGACCGTGTTGCCGTGGTCACCGGGATACTCGTGACGCTCGATCCGATCCTGTTGTGGCAATCCACACTAGTGATGACCGAGACCCTGGCAGCGGCACTCACCATGGCGGTCTGTTGGTGGTGGGTGAACCGATATCACCACGACGCCCAGTCCAAACCAGCTTGCCAAGTTTCCGCCACGTCACACCTGCAGTCGTCCGCCGTTCTGGGGTTGCTTTTGGGACTGGCATTCCTGTGCCGGCCGACGTTCTTGGTTTGGGCAGGGCTGCTGATACCGGCGGTGTTGTTCGTCGGGCCAGCTTGCCGGGTTCGACGGGGCGTTTCATTCGCAGTAGCCGGCATTGTTTTCGCAAGCATCGTTGGAGCCTGGACGTTGCGGAACCTTAGTGCGATCGGGCATCCCATTTGGGCAACGTCGCACGGTGGCTACACCCTGTTGCTTGGCAACAACGATTCGTTTTACGACTACCTGAAAGACCGTCCTTTGGCAGCGCCATGGAATTCACCCGCCTGGGACGCCGAACCGTTTTTTGCCGACTACGCCAAACGTCAATCGCAGCCCGATGAGGTCGCTGATGACGCGGCGGCTTACGAACGTGCCAAGTCAACGATCCAAAACCGACCGGACGAATTCGTCCATTCTTGCTGGGTTCGGCTCGGCCGGCTTTGGCAGCCCTTCCCGCACGCCACGCCGGGTCGATCGACGGCGTCAATTGTCGCAGTGGGGCTGTTTTACGTCATCGTTGACGCAATGATTTTATTTGTATTATTTCATCATCGCAGGGCCTTGTCGCTACGATATGGCCGACGAATGATAATCGCTTGGCCGGCGATTGCCTTAGTAATCACGCTCAGTGGGGTCCACTCAATTTACTGGAGCAACCCCCGAATGCGCGCACCGGCCAATCCGGTCCTGGCGATTGTCGCCGCTACAGCATTTCTCTCCCTGAAAAATTTTTCCTGCAAAGACCTCAATGCCACAACCGCCGCAGCTCCCGATTGA
- the metH gene encoding methionine synthase, whose product MLKSSAPDQQLAELIRERILMLDGAMGTMIQRLKLDEADVRGDRFADHDKDLKNFSDILCLTHPDKITDIHAAYYEAGSDIVETNSFGASPIGMVEFGLPLELVNEINVAAVQCARKAADMWTDKTPDKPRFVAGSIGPTTMQLAISTKVDDAAFRATTFEALSDSYYAQVKSLCEAGVDILLPETAIDTLNLKSCLFAIQRYYDEGGRRVPVMVSGTFDKGGRTFVSGQSVEAFVTALSHFPVLSVGMNCALGPDVMRPHVEEMSKATGLPISCHPNAGLPNEMGAFDLDPKPMAEIVGEYADNGWVNILGGCCGTTPPHIAAMAERVKNCKPKQEEVGPVYTRLSGQLPMVMRPEIPFTMVGERTNVMGSKKFARLIRNDQFDEAVEIAREQVQNGATIIDVNFDDALLDGAEAMTRFLRLISGDDVVAAVPIMIDSSKWEVLEAGLRNVQGKAIVNSISLKDGEEEFLRRARLVRQYGAAAVVMAFDEEGQAADEDNKVRICKRAYDLLVNKINFPPEDIIFDPNILTVATGMEEHNNYAVDFINAVRRIKEECPGAKTSGGVSNISFSFRGNDRVREAIHAAFLYHAIRAGLDMGIVNAGQLEVYEEVPKDLLEHVEDVLLNRRDDATDRMLEFAETVKGDGKKKAGEDLTWREAPVIERMKHALIKGIDKYIVEDTEEARQHYDRCLQVIEGPLMAGMSVVGDLFGEGKMFLPQVVKSARVMKKAVAYLEPFMEEEKRLAGVESDDARGTFLIATVKGDVHDIGKNIVGVVLQCNNYKVIDLGVMVSSETILEEAEKHNVDMIGLSGLITPSLDEMVHVAREMKRKKMTMPLLIGGATTSAKHTAVRVVPAYDGPIIHVLDASRSVNVVEKLIGEDRDTFIAENQVKHEKLAASYRDRQQKLIPYADALSNKFATDWQNVQIDKPSFTGVQTLTDFPLSEIRRYIDWSPFFSTWELKGKYPKILKDPVVGEQAKELFDDANAVLDEVIANGSLKANAVYGFWPAASDGDDVILYTDESRSKELTRFHFLRQQWERKGQKDYRSLADYIAPVDSGREDYIGGFAVTGGIGAEALSMAYKKDLDDYKSIMVSAVADRLAEAFAELLHQKARNEWGFGKTEGLSTDDLIAEQYRGIRPAAGYPACPDHTEKRTLFDLLDVEKNISVELTESFAMTPGSSVSGLYFAHPEARYFTVDRITKDQVEAYAARKGWELSKVERWLSPNLAYEPT is encoded by the coding sequence ATGCTTAAATCCTCCGCCCCTGATCAGCAACTTGCCGAATTGATCCGCGAACGGATCCTCATGCTCGATGGAGCAATGGGGACGATGATTCAGCGGCTTAAACTCGATGAAGCTGACGTGCGTGGAGACCGGTTCGCCGATCACGACAAGGACCTGAAGAACTTTTCGGACATCTTGTGCCTGACGCATCCCGACAAGATCACCGATATCCATGCCGCCTATTACGAAGCAGGCAGCGACATCGTCGAAACCAACTCGTTCGGTGCGTCGCCGATCGGGATGGTTGAGTTCGGCTTACCGCTGGAACTGGTCAATGAGATCAACGTGGCCGCGGTCCAGTGCGCTCGCAAAGCCGCCGACATGTGGACGGACAAGACTCCCGACAAGCCTCGGTTTGTCGCGGGATCGATCGGACCGACGACCATGCAGCTGGCGATCAGCACCAAGGTCGATGACGCCGCTTTCCGGGCCACCACCTTCGAAGCACTCTCGGACAGCTATTACGCACAAGTGAAATCGCTTTGCGAAGCCGGCGTGGACATTCTGCTTCCTGAAACGGCCATCGACACACTCAACCTGAAGTCATGCCTCTTCGCCATTCAGCGATATTACGACGAAGGCGGACGAAGGGTTCCGGTCATGGTCAGCGGCACGTTTGACAAAGGCGGACGGACATTCGTCAGCGGCCAAAGCGTCGAAGCTTTCGTGACCGCGCTGTCGCACTTCCCGGTGCTGTCGGTCGGTATGAACTGCGCCCTCGGCCCAGACGTGATGCGTCCGCACGTGGAAGAAATGTCCAAGGCGACCGGCTTGCCGATTAGCTGTCACCCCAACGCTGGGTTGCCCAATGAAATGGGCGCATTCGATCTCGATCCGAAGCCGATGGCTGAAATTGTCGGCGAGTACGCTGACAACGGCTGGGTCAACATTCTGGGCGGTTGCTGTGGCACAACTCCGCCTCACATCGCCGCGATGGCCGAACGCGTCAAAAATTGCAAACCCAAACAAGAAGAAGTTGGTCCCGTCTACACGCGACTGTCTGGCCAATTGCCGATGGTGATGCGTCCCGAGATCCCGTTCACCATGGTCGGTGAACGAACCAACGTGATGGGCAGCAAGAAGTTCGCGCGACTGATCCGTAACGACCAATTCGACGAAGCCGTTGAGATCGCTCGTGAACAGGTTCAAAACGGGGCCACGATCATCGACGTCAACTTCGATGATGCGTTGCTCGATGGCGCCGAAGCGATGACCCGTTTCCTGCGATTGATCTCCGGCGACGATGTCGTAGCGGCGGTGCCGATCATGATCGACAGCAGCAAGTGGGAAGTGCTCGAAGCAGGCCTTCGCAACGTGCAAGGCAAAGCGATCGTCAATTCCATTTCGCTGAAAGACGGCGAAGAAGAATTCTTACGACGAGCCCGACTGGTACGCCAATACGGTGCCGCTGCCGTCGTGATGGCGTTCGACGAAGAAGGCCAGGCCGCTGACGAAGACAACAAGGTTCGCATCTGCAAGCGTGCCTATGACTTGCTGGTCAACAAGATCAACTTCCCCCCGGAAGACATTATCTTTGACCCGAACATCCTGACCGTCGCGACGGGGATGGAAGAGCACAATAACTACGCAGTCGACTTCATCAACGCTGTTCGCCGGATCAAAGAAGAATGCCCCGGTGCCAAAACCAGCGGCGGTGTCAGTAACATCAGTTTCAGCTTCCGCGGCAACGATCGAGTTCGAGAAGCGATTCACGCGGCGTTCTTGTACCACGCCATTCGAGCTGGCTTGGACATGGGAATCGTCAACGCGGGCCAACTTGAAGTCTACGAAGAAGTGCCCAAGGATTTGCTTGAGCACGTCGAAGACGTTTTGCTAAATCGTCGCGATGATGCCACCGACCGAATGCTTGAGTTTGCCGAAACCGTCAAGGGCGATGGCAAAAAGAAAGCTGGCGAAGACCTGACGTGGCGGGAAGCTCCTGTCATCGAGCGGATGAAGCACGCGTTGATCAAGGGCATCGACAAGTACATCGTCGAGGACACCGAAGAGGCTCGCCAACACTACGATCGCTGCCTACAAGTGATCGAAGGTCCCCTGATGGCGGGCATGAGCGTGGTGGGCGACCTGTTCGGCGAAGGCAAAATGTTCTTGCCCCAAGTCGTGAAAAGTGCCCGCGTGATGAAGAAGGCGGTCGCCTATCTCGAACCGTTCATGGAAGAGGAAAAACGCCTGGCTGGCGTCGAGTCGGATGACGCCCGCGGCACGTTCCTGATCGCGACGGTCAAGGGCGACGTCCACGATATTGGTAAGAACATCGTGGGAGTGGTCCTGCAGTGCAATAACTACAAGGTCATCGATTTAGGGGTGATGGTTTCCAGCGAGACGATTCTGGAAGAAGCCGAAAAGCACAACGTCGACATGATCGGTCTGAGCGGACTGATCACGCCAAGCCTGGACGAGATGGTCCACGTGGCGCGAGAAATGAAACGTAAGAAGATGACCATGCCGCTGTTAATCGGTGGCGCCACCACCAGCGCCAAACACACGGCGGTCCGAGTCGTACCCGCGTATGACGGACCGATCATCCATGTGCTTGATGCCAGCCGTAGCGTGAACGTCGTTGAGAAATTAATCGGCGAGGATCGCGATACGTTCATTGCCGAAAACCAAGTCAAGCATGAAAAGCTGGCCGCCAGCTATCGCGATCGCCAGCAAAAACTGATTCCTTATGCTGACGCGTTAAGCAATAAGTTCGCGACGGATTGGCAGAACGTTCAAATCGATAAGCCGTCTTTCACTGGCGTACAAACGCTAACCGATTTTCCACTCTCCGAAATTCGACGCTACATCGATTGGTCACCGTTCTTTTCGACCTGGGAATTGAAAGGGAAGTACCCCAAGATCCTGAAGGATCCAGTCGTCGGCGAACAGGCAAAAGAACTCTTCGACGATGCCAATGCAGTGCTCGACGAGGTCATTGCGAACGGTTCGTTGAAGGCGAACGCAGTTTACGGTTTCTGGCCTGCGGCTAGCGACGGCGACGACGTGATCCTCTACACCGATGAATCGCGATCCAAGGAACTCACCCGGTTCCACTTCCTACGTCAACAATGGGAACGGAAGGGCCAAAAAGACTATCGCTCATTGGCCGACTACATTGCCCCAGTCGACTCTGGTCGGGAAGACTACATCGGCGGTTTTGCCGTCACCGGCGGGATTGGTGCCGAAGCATTGTCGATGGCGTATAAGAAAGATCTCGATGACTACAAGTCGATCATGGTGTCGGCTGTGGCCGATCGTTTGGCCGAAGCGTTCGCCGAACTGCTGCACCAAAAAGCTCGCAATGAGTGGGGCTTCGGCAAAACCGAAGGCCTTTCGACGGATGACCTGATCGCGGAACAGTACCGTGGCATTCGTCCGGCAGCCGGTTATCCAGCGTGCCCCGACCACACCGAAAAACGCACACTGTTTGATCTGCTGGACGTCGAGAAGAACATCAGCGTGGAGCTGACTGAAAGCTTTGCAATGACGCCGGGCTCGAGTGTCAGCGGTCTGTACTTCGCACACCCCGAGGCTCGATACTTCACGGTCGACCGAATCACGAAAGACCAAGTCGAGGCCTACGCGGCCCGAAAAGGTTGGGAACTTAGCAAGGTCGAGCGTTGGTTGTCGCCCAACTTGGCATACGAGCCCACCTAG
- a CDS encoding amidohydrolase family protein — protein sequence MIDAHHHLWQYDPEQYSWINDEMAVLKQDFGAPELRQISSENGVDCFVSVQARQAVQDTRDLLAIADSESKIAGVVGWVPLASPDVEASLDEFSDNPKLKGVRHVVQDEPDDRFLDGREFNEGVAKLAGRGLVYDVLIFPRQLPAAIDFVDRHPAIPMVLDHIAKPAIAKACFDQGWKDNFVELAKRDNLTCKLSGIATEVRDAEWDIETMRPYFDIAMEAFGPSRMMFASDWPVCLLASEYSRWLNVVNELMAPFSDSEKEAFFSGTAIKAYGLEV from the coding sequence TTGATCGACGCACACCACCATTTATGGCAGTACGATCCGGAACAATACAGCTGGATTAATGACGAAATGGCGGTTCTGAAGCAGGACTTCGGAGCCCCCGAACTACGCCAAATCTCGAGCGAAAACGGTGTGGATTGCTTCGTTTCGGTCCAGGCCCGGCAAGCGGTCCAGGACACCCGAGACCTGTTGGCGATCGCGGACAGTGAATCCAAAATCGCGGGAGTGGTTGGCTGGGTGCCGCTGGCGAGCCCGGATGTGGAGGCATCGCTCGACGAGTTTTCAGACAACCCAAAGCTGAAGGGGGTTCGCCATGTGGTCCAAGATGAGCCGGATGACCGGTTTTTGGACGGCCGTGAGTTCAACGAAGGGGTCGCGAAGTTGGCTGGCCGAGGCTTGGTTTACGACGTCCTGATCTTCCCGCGGCAACTTCCCGCCGCGATCGATTTCGTGGATCGGCATCCCGCCATTCCAATGGTGCTCGATCACATCGCCAAGCCAGCGATCGCGAAGGCGTGCTTTGATCAGGGCTGGAAGGACAACTTCGTCGAGCTGGCCAAACGAGACAATTTGACCTGCAAGTTGTCCGGGATCGCCACCGAAGTCCGCGATGCGGAGTGGGATATTGAAACGATGCGCCCGTATTTCGATATCGCCATGGAAGCGTTTGGACCGTCGCGGATGATGTTCGCCAGCGACTGGCCGGTATGCCTGCTGGCCAGCGAATATTCTCGCTGGCTGAACGTAGTGAATGAACTGATGGCACCCTTCAGTGATTCCGAAAAGGAAGCCTTCTTTAGCGGCACGGCCATCAAGGCATACGGTTTGGAAGTCTAA
- a CDS encoding pyridoxine 5'-phosphate synthase — protein sequence MANSPLRHIDLGVNVDHVATIRQARRTNEPDPVIAAAMAQHGGADGITFHLREDRRHIQDRDVEVFMQTVTVKTNFELACADEVLSICCRLKPDWALLVPESREEVTTEGGLDVAGDRGRIAKAVAQIRDAGIQTSLFLDPEPKQIEAAASLGVDAIELHTGPYAVADRHQVTGELERLTTVGQQITDAGMRLHAGHGLTYANVRPVAAIPGMAELNIGHSIVSRAVMVGMTEAVAEMRRILDLI from the coding sequence CATTCGCCAAGCACGTCGCACCAACGAGCCTGACCCGGTCATCGCCGCGGCCATGGCGCAGCACGGCGGGGCCGATGGAATCACGTTCCACCTGCGCGAAGACCGTCGTCACATCCAAGATCGTGACGTCGAAGTCTTCATGCAAACGGTGACCGTCAAAACCAACTTCGAACTGGCCTGTGCCGACGAGGTCCTATCGATCTGTTGCCGTCTGAAACCCGATTGGGCGTTGCTGGTTCCCGAAAGTCGAGAAGAAGTGACCACCGAAGGCGGTCTGGATGTGGCGGGCGATCGCGGCCGGATCGCAAAAGCGGTCGCCCAAATTCGCGATGCCGGGATTCAAACCAGCCTGTTCCTGGATCCGGAACCCAAACAAATCGAAGCCGCTGCATCCTTGGGTGTCGACGCCATCGAGCTCCACACCGGTCCCTACGCTGTCGCGGATCGCCATCAGGTGACTGGCGAACTGGAACGCCTAACCACCGTGGGCCAACAAATCACCGATGCGGGGATGCGGTTGCACGCCGGCCACGGTTTGACCTACGCCAACGTCCGCCCGGTCGCTGCGATTCCCGGGATGGCCGAACTGAACATCGGCCACAGTATCGTCAGCCGAGCCGTAATGGTCGGCATGACCGAGGCCGTCGCCGAGATGCGCCGCATCCTGGATTTGATTTAA